The following coding sequences lie in one Cherax quadricarinatus isolate ZL_2023a chromosome 8, ASM3850222v1, whole genome shotgun sequence genomic window:
- the LOC128685240 gene encoding uncharacterized protein → MVAVKDGEVPVAAALVCDVPVTAAALVCDVPVTAAALVCDVPVTAAALVCDVPVTAAALVCDVPVTAGAPVCDVPVTAGGGAPVCDVPVTDVTGDPVCDVRVTAYAGYSVCDVPVTAAAGAHVCDVPVTAGAPVCEVPVTVAAGAPVCDVPVTAGAPVCDVPVTAAAGTPQCDVLARLLWEYPYHIVPRNHDPYNVALFNKTSMFHPDTTEVNILHTDQYIHLVNTIYQFTKGLVYNLLALLLGPVIAFFWGIVFASIVFICVWIIRPMVWYVQVIIQYCQTPLSFINTLLQLLKQYLSQCCTSCRVTHQKLFLGPELQRMVKIV, encoded by the exons ATGGTGGCGGTGAAGGATGGTGAGGTGCCTGTGGCTGCTGCCCTTGTGTGTGACGTACCAGTGACTGCTGCTGCCCTTGTGTGTGACGTACCAGTGACTGCTGCTGCCCTTGTGTGTGACGTACCAGTGACTGCTGCTGCCCTTGTGTGTGACGTACCAGTGACTGCTGCTGCCCTTGTGTGTGACGTACCAGTGACTGCTGGTGCCCCTGTGTGTGACGTAccagtgactgctggtggtggtgccccTGTGTGTGACGTACCAGTGACTGATGTTACTGGTGACCCTGTGTGTGACGTACGAGTGACTGCTTATGCTGGTTACTCTGTGTGTGACGTAccagtgactgctgctgctggtgcccatGTGTGTGACGTACCAGTGACTGCTGGTGCCCCTGTGTGTGAagtaccagtgactgttgctgctggtgccccTGTGTGTGACGTACCAGTGACTGCTGGTGCCCCTGTGTGTGACGTAccagtgactgctgctgctggcacccCTCAGTGTGACGTACTTGCCCGCCTGTTATGGGAGTATCCTTACCACATAGTACCCAGGAACCATGACCCTTACAACGTCGCCTTATTCAACAAG ACATCAATGTTCCACCCGGACACCACCGAGGTCAACATCCTTCACACTGACCAATATATTCATCTCGTAAACACCATATACCA GTTCACAAAGGGGCTGGTATACAACCTGTTGGCTCTGCTGCTCGGTCCTGTTATCGCCTTCTTCTGGGGTATCGTCTTCGCTTCCATAGTCTTTATT TGTGTTTGGATCATCAGACCGATGGTGTGGTACGTGCAAGTGATCATACAATACTGCCAAACTCCCTTGAGCTTCATAAATACTCTGCTCCAGTTGTTGAAACAATACCTGTCGCAGTGCTGCACTTCGTGTAGAGTCACGCACCAGAAACTCTTTCTTGGGCCCGAGCTGCAGAGGATGGTGAAGATAGTCTGA
- the LOC128685241 gene encoding uncharacterized protein has translation MTLLIECTTTTSTTTTSTTTTSTTTTTTSTTTTSTTTTSTTTTSTTATDASHFSKASEAFRFSKDCSLPPRLISSLSRCIIVSGVSPLLQQRPPCTHTEYRERIGDDDHGYHSSESPHAADESYYEVESQRWFYENDRHTFDFGEKKINMHSSSEDILEIDSDSHDCLDIANKKIKLQVHNPLVIPGVHQYILCCNKGHFQESSGAFSEFESNCGCTTRNLIDWSTRVTWISLNLRHQYKVREVTYQSPYRSSEFKWVAPYTNPYDTDGSFLGAPYHRLRGRVCNLQEAPYRRPYDTVCDFRQFTSSPHGTRMVEPSSKPQMLKVSSRTIINDELHEDVRATVAAAAPDGERPFVCEQCGRTFCRNEELTRHMRIHSGHRPFLCQKCGRRFVRRDHLTKHQRTHLPIYAKRTYGCPLHACAHRYTRSDALTRHMWTAHHVRARQTPRPHAPTLAVSPLSPRSASLSSRSPSLSPSSTSLSRRATSPSSLPTRSLPLRSLPPRPLPLRSLPLRSLPPRPLPPRSLSPGHNYFIHQFHPSINSP, from the exons ATGACTCTCCTCATAgagtgtactactactactagtactactactactagtactactactactagtactactactactactactagtactactactactagtactactactactagtactactactactagtactactgctactgatgcctcTCATTTCAGCAAGGCTTCAGAGGCATTCCGTTTCAGTAAAGATTGCAGCCTGCCTCCAAGGCTGATTAGTTCTCTGTCGCGATGCATCATTGTGAGTGGCGTGTCGCCCCTACTTCAGCAGCGACCTCCATGTACTCATACTGAGTACAGAGAACGAATCGGAGACGACGACCATGGCTATCACTCTTCAGAGAGCCCACATGCAGCGGATGAGAGTTACTACGAAGTAGAGTCCCAGAGATGGTTTTACGAAAACGACAGGCACACATTCGATTTCGGAGAGAAGAAAATAAACATGCATAGTAGCTCTGAGGATATTTTAGAAATAGATAGTGATTCTCATGACTGTCTTGATATtgcaaataaaaaaataaagctCCAGGTACATAACCCCCTCGTAATACCTGGTGTCCATCAGTATATTTTGTGCTGCAATAAAGGCCACTTTCAGGAGAGTTCGGGAGCCTTCAGTGAATTCGAGTCTAATTGTGGCTGCACCACACGGAACTTGATTGACTGGTCGACACGGGTCACCTGGATTAGCCTCAACCTCAGACACCAATATAAAGTCCGCGAAGTAACCTACCAGAGTCCTTATAGATCATCGGAATTCAAGTGGGTCGCCCCATATACTAACCCTTACGACACAGACGGTAGTTTCCTGGGAGCCCCATACCATCGACTCCGTGGCAGAGTCTGTAATCTCCAGGAAGCCCCATACCGTCGACCCTACGACACAGTTTGTGATTTCCGACAGTTTACTTCATCACCTCATGGAACAAGGATGGTTGAGCCGTCATCCAAGCCACAGATGTTAAAGGTTTCGTCTAGAACTATCATCAATGACGAGCTTCATGAAGATGTTcgggctactgttgctgctgctgctcctgatg GGGAACGACCGTTCGTGTGCGAGCAATGTGGACGTACCTTCTGCAGAAACGAGGAACTTACCCGGCACATGAGGATACACTCCGGACACCGACCTTTCCTCTGCCAG AAGTGTGGACGGAGGTTCGTACGTCGTGACCACCTGACCAAGCATCAGCGCACTCACCTGCCTATCTACGCTAAGCGCACTTACGGGTGTCCCCTGCATGCCTGCGCTCACAG GTACACTCGCTCGGACGCTCTCACCCGACACATGTGGACAGCGCATCATGTACGCGCCCGCCAGACTCCGCGCCCGCACGCACCCACGCTAGCTGTGTCACCGCTGTCTCCTAGGTCAGCGTCACTGTCTTCCAGGTCACCTTCGCTGTCTCCCAGTTCCACATCGCTGTCTCGCAGAGCAACGTCTCCCAGTTCACTACCTACCAGGTCACTGCCTCTCAGGTCACTACCTCCCAGGCCACTGCCTCTCAGGTCACTGCCTCTCAGGTCACTACCTCCCAGGCCACTGCCTCCTAGGTCCCTCTCCCCAGGTCACAATTACTTTATTCATCAGTTCCATCCCTCCATCAACTCTCCATAA